GCTCCCGCtgaattgaacaataaggtgaGAATTTAGCAAAGAGGGGTTGAGAAGCAAACTCGTGTGATCTGAAACattggttttcttttgtttttgtttttttgggttacACCACTAACTATTTCATCACATTTTCTTGCAGTGGAGATCAAGgtaatatatgatacaaagatATCAGGGTCGTTTCTCAGTGTTGCCGGCCCAATATCTTGTATTTACAACACTAGTGTTATTTTCTTAGGGGCTTTCTTGAAAAGCTCGAAATCGAATGATACATTTTGGAATGTGCGGTTTATTAGTTGTGTTAATTACAAGTTAATTACTTGTGCTAATTATCGAAACGAATTTAAGTATATGATGCTAAATAAATCAATTTCTGCAGCATCTGAAAAATGATTTGCATTTCCTAAGATATAGAAATAGAATCCACAACATTGAACATAAACGGAGCAACTGTCGATTTTATCTTCGAATCAAATATACCAGACAGCAGATACTAGCCTCGCGAAGCAGATACTAGCCTCGCGAGGCAGAAACTCTGGCTCACTTGTATAATTGCTTGAACCTTTTGCAAGCTTCTAATACATTTTTCCGGTGACCAAATGCGCTAACCCTGACGAAGCCTTCACCTCCAAATCCGAAACCACTCCCAGGTGTGGTGACCACATgagtcttctcaagaatctcgCTGAATACATCCCATGAGCTTCGGCCAGGGAAGTGCACCCACACATAGGGTGCATTCTTCCCACCGTACACCTTAAAGCCAAGAGATTCAAATGTCTCCACTATTATTTCTGTATTTTCTTTGTAGAAACCAATCACCTCACGCATAGCCTACAAGGAgtagaaatcaaacaaatataaCCAAAGCTTGTAACAAATGCAGGCggatttcaaatttgaaactttACCATCGAATCACAACACATAAGAACACACCTTAAGGCCTTCTGGTGAAAGGCAAGCAAGACCACCAGCTTGGGATATATTGGATGCACCATTGAAGCAAGTACAAACGATGCGGTTGAAGTCCTTGGCGACAGGGAATCCATCTGAAAAGAGCAACTGCTTTGGAACAACAGTCCACCCCAGACGAACTCCTGTGAATCCAGCATACTTACTGAACGATGATGTCTCAAGCGCAACCTGCAATGGCCACACAGAAACATAATACATAAATTAGATTATGAAAAGTGAAATGACAGACGAAGGAATTTTCTAAAGTACAATGCACATATGCTTAGCCAACCAATCTGGGCCAAGTCTGACTAATTTTTATAGTGGAGACGTACttcaagaaacaaaactgtgtACAGCATTATTCTCTACCATATTATCAAAACTTTCAGCAGGTAAAGAGAAATTGTcaataaaacaaagaatcaaGAGCCCTGCAAATATGCAAATTATAGATTACCTCTTTGGCTCCAGGGATTTCAAAAATCGAGCGTGGATTGTCATCTGACATATACATGGCATATGCTGAATCGTATACTATGATTGACCCATTATCCTTAGCAAACTGTACCAGCTGTGTCAGTTGCTCCCTTGTTGCAGCAGAACCAGTCGGGTTGTTTGGTGAGCAGAAAAATATGATATCTGTTCGAGCAACAGTGCGTAAATCAGGAAAGAATCCATTCTCAGGAGTACACCTCATGTACTCAATATTTCCGAACTTCTCAACATCTTTCTGATACTGTCCAGTCTGGCCCATAATAACACTTGAGTCTACATAAGCCTGCAAATAAGAAAAGTAAACTCTCCTAAGTTTTAAACAGTACTTGAACACTAAACATTAACAGAAGAATGAtagatctttctttttcccaatCTCTGTCAAAAAATCTTTATTCAGAATGTAATCGTGTACATTAAAAATAGCAAAATAATCCTACCTAACATGACAATAATAGCAAGAGAGACGAGACATGACAAGATGAACAGGCAACTAAAGAATAAGTATGAAAATTTACCGGATACGATGGATCTTGCACTGCTATTGTGACATTAGACCCAAAAACAACCTACCATGTTAGAAACAAGGCAAACCCCGTATAAGCATGGTTATAGTCTGAATCAGTTaacatgaaaacataaaatCATGATACATAGAAAGCATGAAACCTGAAGGCGGGATATGTCACATTTTGCGCCATCAGAAACAAAGATGTCATCTTCCTCTATGCCAAGGTTGTCATAAAATGTTGAAGCAATTGCAGCTCTTAGTGGCTGTACAGATTAACAATCTGGCTTAGTCTTCAGTACTACTAATATTATATATGGGAGGATATAATTGCATAGAATAACTTAAAAACTCGTCAACTAGCTAACTTATAGAGAAGGCCAAATACCTTTTCACCTTGTTCAGCTCCATAACCACTGTAACCCTCTAGGGTAGACAAAGCATGTGCCCTCTGCAAATCAGAAACAATATGGATTTAGAAAGACAAATACCAAACAACGATATGTTAcactttgttgttttatttttttaaattttttatttttttattttttatttttgtaaggTAAATACACATATAATGATGTGTTAGAATGTGTATAAATCCTTGACATAAAGCTGCTCATAATGCATGGCTACTGTAccactaaaataaatattttcactTTTCGTAGAAAAAGAACTTTTCTTGGTTTGGATAAAGAGCCTATATTTTCGAAGGATAACATATGAGACCAAGATCATCTACTGTATGTGGTCTGAGAATAATTGGCAGTCACTAGATTAGATTACCTGGTTTGGCTCAATCAAAAGGTTGGCTACTTGACTGTCTCAACACTTCCAACTCAGCCAAAATCAAGCTCAGTTTACTCTAACAATGAACTTGACTTAGTTGGCTAGCAGAGGTAAAGATAAATGAATCATATAACAAGAGATCAAGAATCTTAAAAAAGGCAACCCATGTTTATTGTTTGAGTACTTTCACATTAACGCTCAGGCTGGTTAGGTTGACGTTAACCGCCTCAAAGAAACACATGTAAACAGGCGGGCTTCACATAGAAATAGAAACACATTGGAGacagaaacaaagcaacatcaAGAACCATTTAAGGAGGAAATGGCTACATTCCTTGATCGCCATTTGAATAACTTTACACATGTACAGACATGTATGCTGCCTCTGTTGCATTCTGTTGAGAGacaatttttccaaaaaattgTAACCCAACACATTCATACATGCAATCAACCAAAAAACGAAATTGGCtttttcatttgattcaatCATGTCTAGGATAACACAATATTAAAAGTGACAATAAAAGATACCTTAGCCATGGCAGAGGTTATAACTTCTGGAATGGGCTCAGTAGTGTCACCAATCCCAAGGCTAATCACTTGTGCATCAGGGTACTTCTGCAAGTGTGCAGCCCTTCTTCTAGCAACCTATACAATTCGATGTAATGTAAAATCACAAACAAACCGGGAAACAGCAATCAATATATGAATATAGTACAGCAATCagtcaaaaaatataaaaaaacccaCACAAAGCAATAACATTTAGCATCTAGAGTAAAATTTAACGACTAGTCTTTCTTAAGTGTGCAAACCCAACATTTTATTCATAAACATATTACAGACGCAGGTTAGATATATCGATGCAGTAGCAATTGAACAAGTAAATCAAAAGGGCAATGCCACATTTGAGAGACCCAGTTGAGAAACCCAACACTAAGCCCCAAACACAGCAAGTGAAATTCATCACAAACCTCTGGAAAAAGATACCCAGCTTGAAGTTTGGCTATGTTCCCATTCCGGGACACCTGGGTCTTGTACTCTTcacattaaaaattcaaaaaaattagacTTTTTCACATTAAATGAATAGATTCAGAGAAAAGGGGGGGAGGggagagactgagagagagaCCGGTCTTCTCTGCCTGCGGAGTGGCGACGCATTTGCAGATGCTGATGGGTTTTGCTGGAAGCGATGCATTATTAGCTCTGAAAACATTGAGTGTTAAAATGTGTTTGGAGGCTGAGAAAATTGGAAGGAAAAACGAGTTTGTGAGTGGGAAAATTAGTACCTGGAATTGAATGTGAATTTGTGGTTGGCGAAGAAAGCGGAGGAAGACGACGAGATAGAGGTCTGCAGCAGCGAAAAAGAAGACATTTTTGGATTTTGAAGAATCGCAGAGAAGTGTTGGATACTACTGTACTGGTTAGCTCTCGGCGGCGCTAAAAAGCAGAAGAGGTAAAGGCGTTGCCTAATAATTTGGCAGTGCTTTTAAAAACAAGCcacttttaaccaaaaaaaagaaaaaacccttTGTACTATTTATtataacgaaaaattatatttttatactaaaaaaaatcattcaagatactatttattttaccttttatcttgtacttatcgttaaaattcaaaattttcaaaccatttttattagttttccttttaaataaGCATTTAAAAGCACTTATAATGCTTTTGCGAAAAGTATTAGCACGTGTTTGTTGCAGAAAGTAATTAGTGTATTTCTCTGGAATTcattgtatttttactaaaaattggttttaaaaatattttcacaaaaaacacctttagttattttaaatgTAACTAGCATACGGCACATACaaaatgtgtgaaaaaaaaattttgtttttgaaatagaaggagagagaagagagtgatagagaatgtgggagtgagagattttttttttttaattagaaatatgTTATGATTACATGTACGCATAGCTttgaaaaatagcaaaatttagttatatgaaattacatttctactctatatttc
This genomic stretch from Pyrus communis chromosome 2, drPyrComm1.1, whole genome shotgun sequence harbors:
- the LOC137726000 gene encoding LL-diaminopimelate aminotransferase, chloroplastic-like, producing the protein MSSFSLLQTSISSSSSAFFANHKFTFNSRANNASLPAKPISICKCVATPQAEKTEYKTQVSRNGNIAKLQAGYLFPEVARRRAAHLQKYPDAQVISLGIGDTTEPIPEVITSAMAKRAHALSTLEGYSGYGAEQGEKPLRAAIASTFYDNLGIEEDDIFVSDGAKCDISRLQVVFGSNVTIAVQDPSYPAYVDSSVIMGQTGQYQKDVEKFGNIEYMRCTPENGFFPDLRTVARTDIIFFCSPNNPTGSAATREQLTQLVQFAKDNGSIIVYDSAYAMYMSDDNPRSIFEIPGAKEVALETSSFSKYAGFTGVRLGWTVVPKQLLFSDGFPVAKDFNRIVCTCFNGASNISQAGGLACLSPEGLKAMREVIGFYKENTEIIVETFESLGFKVYGGKNAPYVWVHFPGRSSWDVFSEILEKTHVVTTPGSGFGFGGEGFVRVSAFGHRKNVLEACKRFKQLYK